Proteins co-encoded in one Polluticoccus soli genomic window:
- a CDS encoding heavy-metal-associated domain-containing protein: MTHTYNISNMTCYGCVAKVKSELLKLGDILSVDLQLQAPQATITMQKHIPTSVLQHAISNAGENYKISEADTSMHHTTTADDTAATTNSYFPIFLIFGYITGVTLLVQAAQGGFHLMQWMSHFMAGFFVVFSFFKLMNLKGFAEGYRTYDVVAKAVPAWGFIYPFVELALGAAFLTSFNPMITNAVTLVVMGVSTIGVVQSLLKKTPFQCACLGTVIKLPLSKVTLFEDLLMVAMSAIMLVLL, translated from the coding sequence ATGACACATACATACAACATCAGCAATATGACCTGCTACGGCTGTGTAGCCAAGGTAAAAAGCGAGCTGCTGAAGCTGGGCGATATACTGAGCGTAGACCTGCAGCTGCAAGCGCCACAGGCTACCATTACTATGCAAAAACACATCCCTACTTCCGTACTGCAACACGCCATTAGTAACGCTGGCGAAAATTATAAGATATCAGAAGCGGACACTTCAATGCATCATACCACGACCGCAGATGACACAGCAGCAACCACCAACTCCTATTTTCCCATCTTCCTGATATTCGGCTACATCACTGGTGTCACGCTACTGGTACAGGCTGCGCAGGGCGGTTTTCACCTGATGCAATGGATGAGCCACTTCATGGCGGGCTTCTTTGTGGTATTCTCTTTCTTCAAGCTCATGAACCTGAAAGGTTTTGCCGAGGGTTACCGCACGTACGACGTAGTGGCTAAAGCAGTTCCCGCCTGGGGTTTCATCTATCCTTTTGTTGAGCTGGCTTTGGGTGCTGCTTTTCTTACAAGCTTCAACCCGATGATAACTAATGCGGTGACGCTGGTAGTAATGGGTGTGAGCACCATAGGTGTAGTACAAAGCCTGCTGAAGAAAACACCTTTCCAGTGCGCTTGTCTTGGTACGGTAATTAAACTGCCACTCAGCAAAGTCACTTTGTTTGAAGACCTGCTGATGGTGGCAATGAGTGCTATAATGCTGGTATTGCTATAA
- a CDS encoding LuxR C-terminal-related transcriptional regulator: MTINMMTALDDRICAAVNNIKTTANEYPGVVIIQNLATQRLLYMSDRGLNILGANWEDMAKLTLEEYYIRFFNIEDLNDYAPKVFEYLEKNSPDDSVTFFQQVRSKDGNFRWYNTSIKILMQDDEGRPLLTIVFAVPIDPLESVKHKVDRLLEENTFLRDNYQKFSKLGDREKGVLKALALGKSSQEISAELFMSVATADTHRRNIKRKLGTQSLYELQQFARAFDLI, from the coding sequence ATGACTATCAATATGATGACTGCACTGGACGACAGGATATGCGCCGCAGTAAACAACATTAAGACAACCGCCAACGAATACCCGGGCGTCGTGATCATACAAAACCTGGCTACCCAACGGTTGCTATATATGTCCGACAGGGGCCTGAACATCCTGGGTGCGAACTGGGAGGACATGGCAAAACTCACTCTCGAGGAGTATTACATTCGTTTCTTCAATATCGAAGACCTGAACGACTATGCACCCAAGGTTTTTGAATACCTGGAAAAGAACTCGCCCGACGATTCAGTCACCTTCTTTCAGCAGGTAAGGTCAAAAGATGGTAATTTCAGGTGGTACAATACATCCATCAAAATACTAATGCAGGATGATGAAGGCCGTCCCCTGCTCACCATCGTATTCGCCGTCCCCATCGATCCGCTGGAAAGTGTAAAACATAAAGTCGACCGCCTGCTGGAAGAGAATACCTTCCTGCGCGACAACTACCAGAAATTCTCCAAGCTGGGCGACCGTGAAAAAGGCGTGTTGAAAGCGTTGGCCCTGGGTAAAAGCAGCCAGGAGATATCTGCAGAATTGTTCATGTCTGTAGCCACTGCCGATACCCACCGCCGCAACATAAAACGCAAGCTGGGTACACAGTCGCTATACGAGCTGCAGCAGTTCGCGCGTGCATTCGATTTAATCTAA
- a CDS encoding response regulator, whose amino-acid sequence MNNIFRYERVLIIDDSNIDRFVAEKMIRQTYFAEHILTMPSAQLALDYLGVIKNEESLPDIIFLDINMPGMTGFEFLEHYRELPEMIRQQSIVVLSSTINQKDIDKAMADPYVITFMEKPVSAERLQML is encoded by the coding sequence ATGAATAATATCTTTCGCTACGAGAGAGTCTTGATCATTGACGACAGTAACATAGACAGGTTTGTTGCGGAGAAGATGATCAGGCAAACCTATTTTGCAGAGCACATCCTCACGATGCCGTCGGCGCAGCTGGCGCTCGATTATCTTGGCGTCATCAAGAATGAGGAGAGCTTACCGGACATCATCTTCCTTGATATTAATATGCCCGGAATGACTGGGTTCGAATTCCTGGAACATTACCGGGAGCTGCCGGAGATGATAAGGCAGCAATCGATAGTAGTGCTTAGTTCTACCATCAACCAGAAAGATATAGACAAGGCGATGGCAGATCCTTATGTTATCACCTTTATGGAAAAGCCGGTGAGCGCTGAAAGGTTGCAAATGCTATAA
- a CDS encoding methyltransferase family protein, with amino-acid sequence MYSAISLFIAKRNIRWLSLLLADVALIWGAFALYSYNTWYQNFIGNEARLALGAIAAFYTIVSIINTISRRDDETATSPGQIFFSSLAQLADSISNTGQFTIPRFVSQQRKTQFLFLVVKLFFIPIMVQFTVGNSIDMAREIERVVKTGMDRTFFMWFNNIAFPLALTGFFLLDTALFTFGYLFESRRLGNKIRSVEPTWSGWLVALICYPPFNQVLSEVAPQYTNMYAWFDGSTGATFVLRLAVVSLIGIYAWASVSLGTRCSNLTNRGIVTGGAYRFVRHPAYIAKVTAWWLTLIPILPGNPWAISGMAVWTVVYYLRAITEERHLLADPEYADYCEKVKWRFIPGVI; translated from the coding sequence ATGTATTCAGCTATAAGTTTATTTATTGCTAAACGCAACATCCGCTGGCTCTCATTACTGCTGGCGGATGTTGCGCTTATATGGGGCGCCTTTGCCTTGTACAGTTACAACACCTGGTACCAGAATTTCATTGGCAACGAAGCCCGTTTGGCGCTCGGTGCCATTGCCGCGTTCTATACCATCGTGTCTATCATCAACACCATCAGCCGTCGCGATGATGAAACTGCTACCTCACCGGGGCAGATCTTTTTCTCGTCGCTGGCGCAGCTGGCCGACAGCATAAGCAACACCGGCCAATTCACCATACCGCGGTTTGTTTCGCAGCAGCGGAAAACACAGTTCCTGTTCCTGGTTGTGAAGTTGTTCTTCATCCCCATCATGGTGCAGTTTACCGTGGGCAACAGCATAGACATGGCGCGCGAAATAGAACGTGTGGTGAAGACCGGCATGGACCGTACGTTTTTCATGTGGTTCAACAACATCGCCTTTCCGCTGGCGCTTACCGGTTTCTTTTTGCTCGATACCGCGCTGTTTACATTCGGCTACCTGTTCGAGTCGCGCAGACTGGGCAATAAGATACGTTCTGTAGAACCTACCTGGAGTGGCTGGTTAGTAGCACTTATTTGCTATCCTCCATTCAACCAGGTGCTGAGCGAAGTAGCCCCGCAATACACCAACATGTATGCATGGTTCGATGGGTCTACGGGTGCCACTTTCGTGCTGCGCCTTGCTGTCGTTTCGCTCATCGGCATCTATGCATGGGCATCGGTATCGTTGGGCACGCGCTGCAGCAACCTCACCAACCGCGGCATTGTAACCGGCGGCGCTTATCGCTTCGTTAGGCACCCGGCATATATAGCCAAAGTAACGGCCTGGTGGTTGACACTGATCCCAATACTGCCCGGCAATCCGTGGGCTATTTCAGGTATGGCAGTATGGACGGTAGTGTACTACCTGCGCGCCATAACAGAAGAACGTCACCTGCTGGCAGACCCCGAGTATGCCGACTATTGCGAGAAAGTAAAATGGCGCTTTATACCGGGCGTTATCTAG
- a CDS encoding DUF2167 domain-containing protein — translation MTRWNSIPCRITLLLCLLFSFNSRAQIADSAAYMEQQWKLYLDSVETTMNYQHGKVALKEYANLTLPETYKFIPADKAQFILHDLWGNPERPDVLGMVVKSDFAVSTTGAWAFIVTYDEDGFVKDEDAADINYDDLLKEMQGGEAEENKARKEQGYESVHIVDWAAKPYYDNDNKVLHWAKKIQFGEDAENLTLNYDVRILGRKGVLSMNAVGSMSQLADINTHIPNVLKMAAFTDGNKYSDFNPSMDKVAAYSIGGLIAGKLLAKAGILALLLKNIKLIALALMAMVGAFRNKLAGLFKKKEQPFTPTPVEEEPVAELAPVAEVAEETIAAETNEETKS, via the coding sequence ATGACTAGATGGAACTCTATCCCCTGCCGGATAACACTACTACTTTGTTTGCTTTTTTCCTTCAACAGCCGCGCACAGATAGCAGACAGCGCCGCCTACATGGAACAGCAATGGAAACTCTACCTCGACTCGGTAGAAACCACTATGAATTACCAACACGGCAAAGTAGCGCTGAAAGAATACGCTAACCTTACATTGCCCGAGACGTACAAATTCATTCCCGCCGACAAAGCGCAATTCATACTACACGACCTTTGGGGCAACCCCGAACGTCCCGATGTGCTGGGCATGGTCGTAAAATCTGATTTTGCAGTGTCGACTACCGGTGCCTGGGCCTTTATTGTAACCTACGACGAAGATGGCTTTGTAAAAGACGAAGACGCAGCAGACATTAACTACGACGACCTGCTGAAAGAAATGCAAGGCGGTGAAGCGGAAGAAAATAAAGCCCGCAAAGAGCAAGGCTATGAATCCGTTCACATAGTTGACTGGGCAGCTAAACCATACTACGACAATGACAATAAAGTGCTGCACTGGGCCAAGAAGATACAATTTGGCGAAGATGCCGAGAACCTGACACTTAATTACGACGTGCGCATATTGGGCCGCAAAGGTGTGTTGAGCATGAACGCGGTGGGCAGTATGAGCCAGCTGGCAGATATCAACACCCACATCCCGAATGTGCTGAAGATGGCAGCGTTTACAGATGGTAACAAGTACAGCGACTTCAACCCATCTATGGACAAAGTAGCAGCTTACTCTATCGGTGGTCTTATTGCAGGTAAGCTGCTGGCAAAAGCAGGCATACTGGCGCTGCTGCTGAAAAACATCAAACTGATAGCGCTGGCACTGATGGCTATGGTAGGTGCTTTCCGCAACAAACTGGCCGGCTTGTTCAAAAAGAAAGAACAACCTTTCACGCCTACGCCTGTTGAAGAAGAACCGGTAGCTGAGCTGGCGCCTGTAGCCGAAGTGGCAGAAGAAACCATTGCTGCAGAAACAAACGAAGAAACGAAAAGCTAA
- a CDS encoding rhomboid family intramembrane serine protease, whose product MLTIIIIIITAITSFSAFNNEVVFEKLCLYPYQMNQTKKEYFRFVSVGFVHADFGHLLFNMLTLYFFGTELENHIFSTSQYLLFYTSALVLSCVTEYSKQKDNPEYRACGASGAVAAIMFAQVLFQPWGVIYLKFIIPIYFILFAVGYLIYSYYMSHKTEQRIGHGIHLWGALYGIAYTLILKPESYSIFLDQVRNPPFLK is encoded by the coding sequence ATGCTGACGATCATTATTATCATCATTACTGCCATTACATCCTTTTCTGCATTCAACAACGAGGTGGTTTTCGAAAAACTATGCCTGTACCCTTACCAGATGAACCAGACCAAGAAGGAATACTTCCGCTTCGTGTCCGTAGGTTTTGTACATGCTGACTTCGGCCACCTGTTGTTCAATATGCTCACGCTGTATTTCTTCGGCACAGAGCTGGAGAACCATATCTTCTCTACCTCGCAATATTTGCTGTTCTATACATCGGCACTGGTGCTTTCCTGCGTCACGGAATACTCAAAGCAAAAAGACAATCCGGAGTATCGTGCTTGTGGTGCCAGTGGTGCAGTAGCCGCCATCATGTTCGCGCAGGTGTTGTTTCAGCCGTGGGGTGTTATCTATCTTAAGTTCATCATCCCTATTTATTTCATCCTGTTCGCTGTGGGCTATCTCATATACTCTTACTATATGTCGCACAAAACCGAACAGCGTATTGGCCACGGCATACACCTGTGGGGAGCACTGTACGGCATCGCGTACACGTTGATACTAAAACCGGAGTCTTACAGCATTTTCTTAGACCAGGTACGGAATCCACCCTTCCTGAAATAA